A region from the Anaerolineae bacterium genome encodes:
- a CDS encoding cytochrome c produces the protein MSRLRLLVILAGLVILLAGCAEAAPTPRPTELVPTPAPEPTLNPAGDAAHGAALFVHWQCANCHGGNAGGGIGPSLAGTTISQAAFTAAVRQTRPPKPAFSEAELSESDVRDIYVWLQGLEAASQTVALEEGKLLGIQVYTSSGCDSCHGAFAQGGAAPALAGYSSSADAFLEAMRSTTGDVPEHDLETLGIDLMRRLYTWLKEGANLASGC, from the coding sequence ATGAGCCGCCTGCGCCTGCTGGTGATCCTGGCCGGGCTGGTCATCCTGCTGGCCGGGTGTGCTGAGGCGGCGCCCACACCACGCCCGACCGAGCTTGTGCCGACGCCCGCGCCGGAGCCGACGCTCAACCCGGCGGGCGACGCTGCACATGGGGCCGCCCTGTTTGTCCACTGGCAATGCGCTAACTGCCATGGTGGGAATGCGGGCGGTGGAATCGGGCCATCGCTGGCGGGGACGACGATCAGCCAGGCGGCCTTCACGGCGGCGGTACGCCAGACGCGCCCGCCCAAACCTGCCTTCTCCGAGGCTGAGTTGAGCGAATCTGACGTACGCGACATCTATGTGTGGCTGCAGGGCCTGGAAGCGGCGTCCCAGACGGTTGCTCTGGAAGAAGGGAAACTGCTGGGCATCCAGGTCTATACCAGCAGCGGCTGCGATAGCTGTCATGGTGCGTTTGCTCAGGGTGGCGCAGCGCCAGCCCTGGCCGGTTACTCCTCCAGCGCTGACGCCTTCCTGGAGGCGATGCGTTCCACGACTGGCGATGTGCCGGAGCACGACCTGGAAACGCTGGGAATCGACCTGATGCGCCGCCTGTACACCTGGCTGAAGGAAGGCGCCAACCTGGCCAGCGGCTGCTGA